From a region of the Nitrospira sp. genome:
- the gatB gene encoding Asp-tRNA(Asn)/Glu-tRNA(Gln) amidotransferase subunit GatB: protein MIFETVIGVEVHAQLRTKSKMFCGCGTTFGSSPNSQTCPVCLGLPGSLPVINRTAVEMAVRAGLALNCAITANNQFARKNYFYPDLPKGYQISQYELPICQHGWIEIAAAGVIKRVRIRRAHLEEDAGKNTHGAGTGESRVDLNRAGTPLLEIVTEPDMGSADEVVAYLKGLRDILMYLEVCDGNMEEGSFRCEPNLSLRPVGQKEFGTKVELKNINSFKYVKDAIEYEIKRQTKVLNEGGKIRQETRLWNIDRGETAVMRSKEEAHDYRYFPDPDLVPLKLEQEWIDGFKSLLPELPAVRMRRFVEAYGLPEYDAGVLTASKGMADYFESSVKEFNQPKTVSNWVMGELTRELNNSGTDISVSPVSPERLVSLLQMVDKGAISLKVARDMFPELYCSGKAPEQIVQEKGLTQVSDENVLDKIIAEVLSKNPTQVAQFKEGKQQVLGFLVGQVMKASGGKANPGKVNELLKKKLG, encoded by the coding sequence ATGATCTTTGAAACGGTCATCGGAGTGGAGGTCCACGCGCAGCTCCGGACCAAATCTAAAATGTTCTGCGGGTGCGGCACGACATTCGGGTCGTCGCCCAACAGCCAGACATGCCCGGTCTGCCTCGGTCTGCCGGGCAGCTTACCCGTCATCAACCGGACCGCGGTCGAAATGGCGGTTCGCGCGGGTCTGGCGCTGAACTGCGCGATCACGGCGAATAACCAATTTGCGAGAAAAAACTATTTCTATCCGGATTTGCCCAAGGGGTACCAGATCTCTCAGTACGAATTGCCCATCTGCCAACATGGTTGGATTGAGATTGCCGCCGCCGGGGTGATTAAGCGAGTCCGCATACGCCGAGCCCATCTCGAAGAGGATGCCGGCAAGAACACGCATGGAGCCGGCACGGGGGAAAGCCGTGTGGACTTGAATCGCGCCGGCACGCCGTTGCTGGAAATTGTCACGGAACCCGACATGGGGTCAGCCGACGAAGTGGTGGCGTACCTCAAGGGACTGCGGGACATCTTGATGTATCTTGAAGTCTGCGACGGCAACATGGAGGAGGGGAGCTTTCGGTGTGAGCCGAACCTGTCGCTCCGTCCGGTGGGGCAGAAAGAGTTTGGGACGAAGGTCGAGCTTAAGAACATCAATTCCTTCAAGTATGTGAAGGATGCGATCGAGTATGAGATCAAGCGCCAGACCAAGGTCTTGAATGAAGGCGGCAAGATTCGCCAGGAAACCAGACTCTGGAACATCGACCGTGGTGAAACGGCCGTCATGCGATCCAAAGAAGAAGCCCATGACTATCGCTATTTCCCGGATCCGGATCTGGTGCCCTTGAAGCTGGAGCAGGAATGGATTGACGGATTCAAGTCATTGTTGCCTGAATTGCCGGCCGTGCGCATGCGGCGATTTGTCGAAGCGTATGGATTGCCGGAGTACGACGCGGGTGTATTAACGGCGTCGAAGGGTATGGCGGACTATTTCGAGAGCAGTGTGAAGGAGTTCAATCAACCGAAAACCGTGAGCAACTGGGTGATGGGAGAGTTGACGAGAGAGTTGAACAACTCCGGGACGGATATCAGCGTCTCACCGGTCAGTCCTGAGCGTCTCGTCAGCCTATTACAGATGGTGGACAAAGGCGCGATCAGTCTAAAGGTGGCTCGGGATATGTTTCCGGAGCTCTATTGCAGCGGAAAAGCGCCTGAGCAGATTGTTCAAGAAAAGGGTCTGACGCAGGTCTCTGATGAAAACGTATTAGACAAGATAATCGCTGAAGTGCTGAGCAAAAATCCAACCCAGGTGGCGCAGTTCAAAGAAGGCAAGCAACAAGTATTGGGTTTTCTCGTTGGACAGGTCATGAAGGCGAGCGGGGGGAAAGCAAATCCAGGAAAGGTGAATGAGTTGTTGAAGAAGAAGTTGGGATGA
- the eno gene encoding phosphopyruvate hydratase, with the protein MSAIREIKGRQIIDSRGNPTIEAEVTLESGAKGRAAVPSGASTGEKEAIELRDGDKKRWMGKGVTKAVANISKVIAPELLGKEAFDQAGVDRVMIALDGTKTKGKLGANAILGVSLAVAKAAANETGQPLYRYLGGSNARVLPVPLMNIINGGAHADNRLDLQEFMIMPVGAGRFSEALRMATEVFHSLKALLKKKGLNTAVGDEGGFAPDLQSNEEALSLISQAIEEAGYKTGRDIALALDCAASEFYDKGRYVLEAEKNPERSSEAMIAYYGTLLDRYPILSIEDGLSELDWKGWKMLTEKLGKRVQLVGDDIFVTNVEIFSKGIKEGIGNSILIKLNQIGTLTETLDAIELAKRSGYTAIISHRSGETEDTTIADVAVATNSGLIKTGSLSRTDRVAKYNQLLRIEEELGAAALYRGREAVPVRA; encoded by the coding sequence ATGAGCGCGATTAGAGAAATCAAGGGCAGGCAGATCATCGATTCACGGGGCAATCCGACGATCGAAGCTGAGGTCACGCTTGAAAGCGGTGCGAAGGGGCGGGCGGCGGTGCCGTCAGGCGCGTCAACCGGGGAAAAAGAAGCGATCGAACTCCGTGACGGCGACAAGAAACGCTGGATGGGGAAAGGTGTCACGAAGGCTGTGGCGAATATCAGTAAGGTCATCGCGCCCGAGTTGCTTGGCAAAGAGGCGTTTGATCAAGCCGGCGTCGATCGAGTCATGATTGCCTTAGATGGAACGAAGACGAAGGGCAAGTTGGGGGCGAATGCGATCTTGGGGGTGTCGCTGGCTGTGGCGAAGGCAGCGGCGAATGAAACGGGGCAGCCGCTCTATCGTTATCTGGGAGGGAGTAATGCTCGAGTACTTCCGGTCCCGCTCATGAACATTATCAACGGTGGAGCTCATGCCGACAATCGGTTGGATCTCCAAGAGTTTATGATCATGCCGGTGGGTGCCGGCCGGTTCAGCGAAGCCCTCCGAATGGCCACCGAAGTTTTTCATTCGCTGAAGGCCCTCTTGAAGAAGAAGGGGCTCAACACGGCTGTGGGGGATGAAGGCGGGTTTGCACCGGATCTGCAATCGAATGAGGAAGCGCTGAGCCTGATTTCCCAGGCGATCGAAGAGGCCGGCTATAAGACCGGGCGAGATATCGCACTGGCGCTGGACTGTGCAGCGAGCGAGTTCTATGACAAGGGACGGTATGTCCTGGAAGCGGAGAAGAATCCGGAACGCTCATCGGAAGCCATGATCGCATACTATGGCACACTGCTGGATCGTTATCCGATCCTCTCGATCGAAGACGGTCTGAGTGAACTGGATTGGAAGGGTTGGAAAATGCTCACGGAAAAGCTGGGAAAGAGGGTGCAGCTTGTCGGGGACGACATTTTCGTCACCAACGTGGAGATCTTTTCGAAGGGGATCAAGGAAGGAATTGGGAATTCCATCTTGATCAAGCTCAATCAGATTGGAACATTGACGGAGACCTTGGATGCGATCGAGCTTGCAAAGCGGTCAGGCTACACGGCGATCATTTCACACCGGTCCGGTGAAACTGAAGACACGACCATAGCGGACGTGGCGGTCGCGACGAACAGCGGATTGATCAAGACAGGATCGTTATCCCGAACAGATCGAGTGGCGAAATATAATCAACTCCTCCGGATTGAAGAAGAGCTGGGGGCCGCCGCGCTGTATCGTGGCCGGGAAGCAGTGCCCGTGAGGGCATAA
- a CDS encoding septum formation initiator family protein has product MIIKQNRGRQWLEWRGRLFAVMQVIGAAGCIWLLVALFSGEMGLTRYLSMRDHATSLEQELSALRRENATLQQDITRLQHDPAKIEQLAREQLGYVRKGETVYQLVPETIKKQEPSSRP; this is encoded by the coding sequence ATGATCATCAAGCAGAATCGTGGCCGACAGTGGCTGGAATGGCGGGGGCGTCTCTTTGCCGTGATGCAAGTGATTGGGGCTGCGGGATGTATCTGGCTGCTCGTGGCGCTGTTCTCCGGAGAAATGGGCCTGACTCGCTATTTATCCATGAGGGATCATGCTACGAGCCTGGAGCAAGAGCTGTCGGCCTTGCGCAGAGAAAATGCCACCTTACAGCAGGATATTACTCGTCTGCAGCATGACCCAGCCAAAATCGAACAGTTAGCCCGAGAACAGTTGGGTTATGTGCGCAAGGGAGAAACCGTCTATCAGCTTGTACCGGAAACTATAAAGAAACAGGAGCCCTCGTCGAGGCCATGA
- the era gene encoding GTPase Era has protein sequence MKFGTVAIIGRSNVGKSTLLNHLLGEKVSIVSSKPQTTRTRIMGVVHAEGAQIAFLDTPGLHKPEHLLNRRMVRTAVETLEDADLLYMLMDATSLPGPGDMTAIKYMKEALAKHARPVILVVTKIDLVNKHKLLPVIDRYAKLFAWTEVVPVSAQGDDNVDRLLAVTVPYLPSGEGAYDDDVITDQTMRTLAAEMIREKVLQETEEEVPHAVAVEIDEFVEQGKLAKIRASIVVERETQKGILIGKQGERLKTIGTQARQDMERLFGMKVFLELWVKVRKAWREDEQALVQLGY, from the coding sequence ATGAAGTTCGGAACGGTAGCCATCATTGGACGGTCCAACGTCGGCAAGTCGACGTTGCTGAATCATTTGTTGGGTGAAAAAGTCTCGATTGTGTCGAGTAAGCCTCAAACCACCCGGACACGAATTATGGGCGTCGTGCATGCGGAAGGAGCCCAGATTGCGTTTCTCGACACGCCCGGCCTGCATAAGCCCGAGCATTTGCTGAATCGCCGAATGGTTCGAACCGCCGTGGAAACCTTGGAAGACGCGGATCTGTTGTACATGCTCATGGATGCGACGAGCCTGCCGGGCCCAGGAGATATGACGGCCATTAAATATATGAAGGAGGCGCTGGCGAAACATGCGCGGCCGGTGATCCTTGTCGTCACGAAGATTGACCTCGTGAACAAGCACAAGCTGCTCCCCGTCATCGATCGATATGCCAAGCTGTTCGCGTGGACGGAGGTCGTGCCGGTTTCCGCACAGGGAGACGACAATGTGGATCGGTTGCTGGCGGTCACGGTTCCCTATCTTCCCTCCGGAGAAGGAGCGTACGATGACGATGTCATCACAGATCAGACGATGAGGACGCTGGCGGCGGAAATGATCCGAGAGAAGGTGTTGCAGGAGACGGAAGAGGAGGTGCCGCATGCTGTTGCAGTCGAGATCGATGAGTTCGTCGAACAGGGAAAACTCGCGAAAATTCGGGCTTCGATTGTAGTTGAACGAGAGACGCAGAAGGGCATCCTGATAGGCAAGCAAGGGGAGCGTTTGAAAACGATCGGTACGCAGGCCAGACAGGATATGGAACGACTATTCGGTATGAAAGTGTTTCTTGAGCTTTGGGTGAAGGTCAGAAAAGCCTGGCGTGAGGACGAGCAGGCGTTGGTGCAGCTGGGGTACTAG
- the mgtE gene encoding magnesium transporter, whose amino-acid sequence MVIQSVQKLLRRGAITNLSKMLGRMHPADIAKVVTHLSSLKEKREIFELVRGEGKRGQVLSELDGESIQQVVADLLHSDIAWLLKDLGPDDVAYILGFLPEERSKEILALMKTEDSTEVADILKYPKDTAGAIMTTEFFSLPEDATAQEAIRRLQQATDAEMVFYIYVTDKDDRLVGVLSLRQLITVPPTTPLKNIMTREAMSVTIDMDQEEVARQVASYNLLAIPVVERDGKLVGIITVDDVVDVIREEATEDMLKMAGAIEEESGSKSSSIGSAKLRLPWLFTNLIGSLLSGAILWYFRYTIQEVVAIVSFIPVIAAMGGNVGLQSSTLIIRGLATGTVELTHVWPVFFREAKIGLVMGVACGVTLTLVGWVLHQGFLGMVVGASLIIAFLVSTSMATIMPILLKRMGVDPAVAAGPFVTTANDITGITIYLTLATLFLESLR is encoded by the coding sequence ATCGTCATTCAGTCTGTCCAGAAGCTGCTGCGGCGAGGAGCGATCACGAACCTATCCAAAATGTTAGGGCGCATGCACCCTGCCGATATCGCCAAAGTCGTGACCCACCTGTCATCGCTAAAAGAAAAGCGGGAAATATTCGAGCTGGTCCGCGGAGAAGGCAAGCGGGGCCAAGTGCTGAGTGAACTCGACGGCGAAAGCATTCAACAAGTCGTCGCGGATCTGCTGCATTCCGACATTGCCTGGCTCTTAAAAGATCTTGGCCCTGACGATGTGGCCTACATTCTCGGATTCCTTCCCGAAGAGCGCAGCAAAGAAATTCTCGCCCTGATGAAGACCGAGGATTCGACCGAGGTCGCCGATATCCTCAAGTATCCGAAGGATACGGCCGGGGCGATCATGACGACGGAGTTCTTTTCCTTGCCGGAAGACGCCACGGCGCAGGAGGCGATCCGCCGGTTGCAGCAAGCCACCGATGCGGAAATGGTGTTCTATATTTATGTCACAGACAAAGATGATCGCCTAGTCGGTGTCCTCTCGCTCAGGCAACTCATCACGGTCCCTCCTACGACTCCGCTGAAGAACATCATGACCCGGGAGGCCATGAGTGTCACGATCGACATGGACCAGGAAGAAGTCGCACGCCAAGTGGCCAGTTATAACTTGTTGGCTATTCCCGTCGTGGAACGGGACGGCAAGTTGGTAGGCATTATCACGGTTGATGACGTGGTCGACGTCATCCGGGAGGAAGCGACCGAGGATATGTTGAAGATGGCCGGTGCGATTGAAGAGGAGTCAGGCTCGAAGTCTTCAAGCATCGGTTCAGCGAAGCTTCGACTGCCATGGCTTTTTACCAACTTAATCGGCAGCCTCTTGTCCGGCGCGATTCTCTGGTATTTCCGCTATACGATCCAGGAGGTCGTAGCGATTGTGAGTTTTATTCCCGTGATCGCGGCGATGGGCGGCAATGTGGGCTTGCAATCCTCGACGCTGATTATTCGAGGGTTGGCTACCGGTACTGTAGAACTCACTCATGTATGGCCCGTCTTCTTTCGCGAAGCGAAGATCGGCCTGGTTATGGGAGTGGCCTGCGGCGTGACATTGACACTGGTTGGTTGGGTGCTACATCAGGGATTTTTGGGCATGGTCGTTGGAGCTTCGCTGATCATCGCCTTTCTGGTGTCGACCAGCATGGCGACGATTATGCCGATCCTTCTCAAGCGCATGGGAGTTGATCCGGCTGTTGCGGCTGGTCCTTTTGTCACGACGGCCAACGACATCACCGGTATTACGATATATCTGACCTTGGCTACTCTTTTCTTGGAGTCTCTCCGGTGA
- the recO gene encoding DNA repair protein RecO: MPLIKTTAIILRSRKWGDADRIVTFYSKNLGKIRGVARGARRQKSRFGAALEPFSLCRLNLFEKSGDSLFRISHVDLVRSAQILREDLTLMASAARMVNVVGAITPDGDPDPLLFDTLDQGLMSLHESEDPAFTALLFQIRLLGLTGFRPQTDHCVACGKTRFVGEPQFSPIAGGLVCLVCAAHQRVQCVALSRGSLSFLQQAIRLAPTIVTRLRATGQVRNEVEEAIEGYVTVVAGRRLPPVNFLSLASPG, encoded by the coding sequence GTGCCTCTCATAAAAACAACTGCGATCATTTTGCGGAGCCGCAAGTGGGGTGATGCTGATCGAATCGTGACCTTTTATTCTAAGAATTTAGGAAAGATCCGCGGGGTGGCCCGTGGCGCCCGTCGCCAGAAAAGCCGTTTCGGGGCTGCGCTTGAGCCCTTCAGCCTGTGTCGCCTGAATCTGTTTGAAAAAAGTGGGGATTCGCTGTTTCGGATTTCGCATGTTGATTTGGTGAGGTCCGCTCAGATCTTGCGGGAAGATCTCACCTTGATGGCTTCGGCGGCACGAATGGTCAACGTCGTGGGGGCAATCACTCCAGATGGCGATCCGGATCCGCTCTTATTTGATACCCTGGATCAGGGGCTGATGTCGCTTCACGAAAGTGAAGATCCTGCGTTTACGGCTTTGCTTTTTCAGATCAGACTGTTGGGGCTCACGGGGTTTCGTCCGCAGACCGATCATTGCGTTGCCTGCGGGAAGACACGTTTCGTCGGGGAGCCACAGTTTTCTCCGATCGCTGGAGGCCTCGTATGCTTGGTGTGTGCTGCACACCAACGGGTGCAGTGTGTCGCACTCTCACGAGGCAGCCTCTCGTTTCTCCAACAAGCCATTCGGCTGGCTCCCACCATCGTCACGCGGTTGCGGGCCACGGGTCAAGTGAGGAACGAAGTAGAGGAGGCGATTGAAGGATATGTGACGGTGGTAGCCGGGCGACGGCTCCCACCGGTGAACTTTCTGTCGCTCGCATCACCGGGATGA
- a CDS encoding DUF971 domain-containing protein, with the protein MAGTALEPRDMEWLDKGVLGIQWSDGHKGIYPVRHLRQHCPCAACVDEWTGDRRLNAEDVPLLIMLQDIQPVGRYAFQFTWSDGHATGIYSYSLLRKLCQCDVCQPVKPVEAKSRRLM; encoded by the coding sequence ATGGCCGGTACTGCTTTAGAGCCTCGGGATATGGAGTGGCTCGACAAAGGAGTATTGGGAATTCAGTGGAGCGACGGACACAAGGGCATCTATCCGGTTCGCCATTTACGGCAGCACTGTCCCTGTGCTGCCTGTGTCGATGAGTGGACAGGCGATCGCCGGCTCAATGCCGAAGATGTACCGCTCTTGATCATGCTGCAGGATATTCAACCGGTTGGCCGCTATGCCTTCCAGTTCACGTGGAGCGACGGCCATGCGACCGGCATCTATTCCTATTCTTTACTGAGAAAGTTGTGCCAATGCGATGTCTGTCAACCGGTGAAACCAGTCGAAGCCAAATCCCGCCGGCTCATGTGA
- the glgA gene encoding glycogen synthase GlgA encodes MISTLPDGLHIAMAASEAVPYAKTGGLADVVGALAIELTKLGHQVTLLLPGYRTQATPESRQPTMRFSIALGGKTADVSVEEEYVSVTGALHRLRVLFVRYDPYFDREGLYQQDHRDYPDNLNRFALFCRAILEVLQVLADVRGEKVDVLHVHDWQTALCPVYLKALPHEYKGLQHLKTLLTLHNLGYQGIFSGQQFVEIGLPPTLFSPSGVEFYGSINCLKGGIVFSDAVSTVSPTYAKEIMTAEFGCGLEGVLASRQDGVKGVTNGIDVSVWNPEHDPYLPTRYMATNLSGKHVCKRVLQRELELPILEVPLLAVIGRLTSQKGFDLLIEAIPELMSLDVQVAVLGTGDRHLEQQFIAAKARYPNQIGLHLGFNEELAHRIEAGSDLLVMPSRYEPCGLSQLYSLRYGTVPIVRRTGGLADTVVPFRPSTVESKSATGFHFTDATTESLLSTILLSLYVYKERETWQSLINAGMNTDLSWTRSAKLYVELYRGLRREERS; translated from the coding sequence ATGATCTCAACATTACCAGATGGTTTGCATATCGCGATGGCAGCTTCCGAGGCTGTCCCATATGCGAAGACGGGTGGGTTGGCCGACGTGGTCGGCGCGTTGGCGATCGAGTTGACGAAATTAGGGCATCAGGTGACATTGCTGTTGCCGGGGTACCGAACCCAGGCAACCCCTGAGTCTCGTCAACCGACCATGCGATTCTCTATTGCGTTGGGTGGGAAGACGGCGGACGTATCGGTAGAAGAAGAGTATGTCTCGGTCACAGGAGCCTTGCATCGATTGAGAGTACTCTTCGTGCGGTATGATCCCTACTTTGATCGTGAGGGGCTCTACCAACAGGACCATCGTGATTATCCGGACAACCTCAATCGGTTTGCCCTCTTTTGCCGCGCAATTCTTGAAGTATTGCAAGTGCTGGCCGATGTGCGAGGAGAGAAGGTCGATGTGCTGCATGTGCATGATTGGCAGACTGCATTGTGTCCGGTCTATCTTAAGGCTCTGCCTCATGAGTACAAGGGGCTCCAACATCTAAAAACGTTGTTGACCCTGCATAATTTGGGGTATCAAGGTATATTTTCAGGCCAGCAGTTCGTCGAGATCGGGCTCCCTCCCACATTGTTTTCTCCGAGCGGCGTGGAGTTCTACGGGTCGATCAATTGCCTAAAGGGCGGTATCGTTTTTTCAGATGCTGTTTCTACGGTGAGCCCTACCTATGCCAAGGAAATCATGACGGCGGAATTCGGCTGTGGGCTTGAAGGTGTACTGGCGAGCCGCCAGGATGGAGTGAAAGGTGTTACGAATGGCATCGATGTCAGCGTTTGGAATCCCGAACACGACCCCTACCTGCCTACGCGGTACATGGCAACTAATTTGTCCGGGAAACACGTGTGCAAGCGAGTGTTACAGCGGGAACTTGAATTGCCGATTCTTGAGGTGCCTCTTTTGGCTGTGATTGGTAGGCTGACATCTCAAAAGGGTTTTGATCTCTTGATAGAGGCTATCCCTGAACTGATGTCTCTAGATGTACAAGTTGCCGTGCTGGGCACCGGTGATCGTCATTTGGAGCAACAATTTATTGCAGCCAAGGCGAGATATCCGAATCAGATCGGCCTTCATCTTGGCTTTAATGAAGAACTGGCGCATCGAATTGAGGCTGGCTCGGACTTGTTAGTCATGCCGTCTCGCTATGAACCCTGTGGATTAAGTCAACTCTATAGCCTTCGGTATGGCACGGTACCTATTGTGCGTCGTACAGGAGGTCTAGCTGATACGGTCGTTCCTTTTCGTCCGTCAACGGTCGAATCCAAGTCCGCGACAGGCTTCCACTTTACCGATGCCACAACTGAATCCCTGCTTTCCACGATTCTGCTTTCCCTTTATGTATATAAAGAGCGAGAAACATGGCAGTCATTGATCAATGCAGGAATGAATACCGATCTGTCTTGGACACGATCGGCAAAACTGTATGTCGAGCTTTATCGCGGGTTGCGGAGAGAGGAAAGGAGCTAG
- a CDS encoding response regulator transcription factor has protein sequence MTESPKGVDQTDVLADQRAGSGIVVLSASMQLLHMNRQATELAKKINAVEHGGNTAISARGVLPTALTELCAEIIKALHIRTEAKDWEQFELKRVTGDPNQPILLRGFGLPDRGGIQNARLVVTMEELGRKQNLNTEHARERFQLTNREQSVVEHLAKGWTNKEIANALQITEQTVKEHIKHIMRKTNATTRTGILVQIFNS, from the coding sequence ATGACTGAATCACCAAAAGGTGTTGACCAAACAGATGTGCTTGCTGATCAAAGGGCTGGATCTGGGATTGTGGTGCTATCAGCATCTATGCAACTTCTTCATATGAATCGACAAGCTACTGAACTTGCTAAAAAAATCAATGCTGTTGAGCATGGTGGCAATACCGCAATTTCAGCACGTGGAGTCCTCCCTACTGCCCTGACTGAGCTTTGTGCGGAAATTATTAAAGCCCTTCATATACGCACAGAGGCTAAGGATTGGGAACAATTCGAACTCAAGCGTGTGACTGGAGATCCGAACCAGCCGATTCTTTTAAGGGGATTTGGGTTGCCAGATCGAGGAGGGATTCAGAACGCCAGGCTTGTGGTTACCATGGAGGAGCTGGGGCGGAAACAAAATCTCAATACCGAACATGCTCGAGAACGGTTCCAATTAACAAACCGCGAGCAGTCAGTAGTTGAACATCTGGCAAAAGGGTGGACCAATAAGGAAATCGCGAATGCCCTTCAGATTACTGAACAAACAGTAAAAGAACATATTAAGCACATTATGAGAAAAACGAACGCTACCACCCGGACCGGCATTCTCGTCCAAATCTTCAATTCCTAG
- a CDS encoding PilZ domain-containing protein produces MIPIEWEWSIRDSHEKHSERAALLRPILYQITSPEEGNSISARDGRALSLNISSGGMLVLMDQAPAVEQVLKVYVPTPITIAETPTLAEVRWTRKLPFGNSNGHAVYFVGLKFMF; encoded by the coding sequence GTGATACCAATAGAATGGGAATGGTCGATAAGGGACAGCCATGAAAAGCATAGCGAACGAGCGGCGCTACTGAGGCCGATTCTCTATCAAATCACATCTCCGGAAGAGGGAAATAGCATTTCCGCGAGAGATGGCAGAGCGCTATCGCTGAATATCAGCAGCGGCGGTATGCTGGTCCTCATGGATCAAGCTCCAGCCGTTGAGCAGGTGTTGAAAGTTTATGTGCCGACACCGATAACCATTGCCGAAACACCGACATTGGCTGAGGTCCGGTGGACGAGGAAACTGCCGTTTGGGAATTCAAATGGTCATGCGGTATATTTTGTGGGGCTTAAGTTTATGTTTTGA
- the rfbF gene encoding glucose-1-phosphate cytidylyltransferase, with translation MKAIILAGGMGTRLSEETTLRPKPMVEIGGKPILWHIMKIYAAHGIKEFIIGLGYKGEMIKEYFLNFYAFNKDISVDLGSGKTTIHDGRRHEDWIVHLVDTGLHTQTGGRLKQLKKWIGEDETFLFTYGDGVSDVDIQATIKFHKAHGKLATVTSVLPPSRFGRLVFDQDHIVDFKEKPHGDEGWINGGFYVLEPKAIDYIKGDETVWERGPIEQLTKANQLMGYRHGRFWSCMDTLKEKNYLEELWQSSKAPWKVW, from the coding sequence ATGAAGGCAATAATTCTTGCAGGTGGAATGGGAACTCGACTTTCTGAAGAGACAACCCTACGGCCTAAACCCATGGTCGAAATCGGGGGAAAACCAATCCTATGGCACATCATGAAGATTTATGCTGCTCACGGGATAAAAGAATTTATTATTGGTCTTGGATATAAGGGGGAGATGATCAAGGAGTACTTTCTCAACTTCTACGCCTTTAACAAAGATATTTCGGTCGACCTTGGGAGCGGAAAAACAACGATTCATGATGGAAGACGGCATGAAGACTGGATTGTGCATCTCGTCGACACTGGCCTGCACACTCAAACTGGAGGCCGGCTCAAGCAGCTGAAGAAATGGATAGGCGAAGATGAAACATTTCTATTTACGTATGGCGATGGAGTGTCGGATGTCGATATCCAAGCCACCATTAAGTTCCACAAGGCCCACGGAAAGTTAGCGACAGTGACGTCGGTCTTGCCTCCTTCTAGGTTTGGCCGGCTCGTGTTTGATCAAGATCACATAGTCGACTTTAAAGAAAAGCCACATGGCGATGAAGGCTGGATTAATGGTGGCTTCTATGTCCTTGAGCCTAAGGCCATTGATTACATTAAAGGTGATGAGACTGTGTGGGAGAGAGGGCCGATCGAGCAGCTCACGAAAGCTAACCAGTTAATGGGTTATCGGCATGGTCGCTTCTGGTCCTGCATGGATACGCTGAAAGAGAAGAATTATTTGGAGGAGCTGTGGCAGTCGTCAAAAGCTCCATGGAAGGTCTGGTAA